cttcctcttcccaccgaacctcactaattcctactatatccacatttgtcctacccatttccctttttaaattttctagcctaccaacctttttcaagcatctaacattccacgctccgactcgtagaatgttattttttaattttctggtgaccccttccttagtagtccccacccggagatccgaacgggggaatattttacctccggaatattttaccaaggaaggcgcctccattattgctatgtgaaaatgcagagagccacattttcttggaaaaaaagcagctgtagttttccattgctttcagctgcgcagtactcagaggactgagtgatgttgatacggccgtttaagtcgtcctgactcacgcccctaacaactactgaaagagctgctgccctctttcaagaatcattccttagtctggctctcaactgatacctctccgatatggttgcaccttcggtccagctactctgtatccctgagcactcaagcccgctcaccaacggcaaggtctcatgattcatagaggattttaacagtatgaaataaatattattcaaattattaagtgttattcaattaaactattattcatgTATTAATATCGATAGTATTAATATCGATGTTTGAACGTGtaaaaacaataagttttttaaactttttttgtacacAAATATTACTCCTCGTAGCGACGTTTTATGTCTGTATTTAATTAAAGACACGCGTAttcaaattgtagaaaaatacttattaattaaaacataaataacaaagacaaaaGTGAAAGTTGAATAGAATActgaaaacagattttattgaCTGGCTCCAAAAGTTACATCGATAATCTACATACATCATAAATCGAATGATGGGAtacaacaaaaactaataataacgaagtaattattataacctattgaatattgaatatattagaaaaaaagaaggtaagaaaagtttagttattttttgtgaaataatgggTCCGAGTGATAATCGACCTGTTGGAAAATAGGAAATTAGTCATGAACAACAGACAAATATTCAGAATGATATTGAAGGAGAGAGGAACCCATTGGTTCCTCACACGTTTGTTCAGTAGAAGCTTTGAGAAGCCATGGTGGTTACTAACTCGGCaacttatttcaatatttttacatatattgtagATTGTGGTGTATGATTACAAACTCCAGTAGTGATGTGCATTCCTACCATGCGCTGTCACTGTTTACACCCTCGGTTATATAGATATATGTGAAATCTATTCTGTGATCTGTGTGGTGTTTGAtagtcatttaaattatttttacagagtgaaagatgtgtgtattatttacatgtaagtttattaatataactaaatataatatagtaaactgtataataacagatttaataattaatcatatttgcATAGCCAGATGGTAAGAAATCGCCATGTTACTTTTTGGAAGGTCACTAGGGACGGAGTCAGAGCATTAGCAAACAGGAAATTAGTCGTGAACACCAAGAGACAGATATTCAGAATTATTCTGTAGCCGAAATAGTTTGAAGTATTCTCAAAcaagtataattaaaacattaaacatatttatggaaataggcagatttcgatgtgcttgtgttttttcagttgaaatcatatcctacatataaattatatttttgattaaacttTATGTACTGGTTGTGATTGTTCAATTCTCTAAATGGTAGTTGTAGAAGGTTCTCATAAACTTTCTATAAGAAGAGATaatctcatatttttatgttaaatttttaacttttccacaaTGGCTTCTTTGTACCACAGAAAATTAATGCAGTCTGGCTTTACCAGaaacactgtaataaatttagatgtttagttaatcgAATGCTGCTCCTGaatatttcatgcaaaaaaatctgtaatgtgtttattaatggttgGTTTGGTTGATAATGGCATATGAGATTCTgcagttttacaagttttcatgTCTAATGTTACTATGTCagattaattaaaagagaaagaagCCAAAGCGAATGGTATGCTTGTGTTAAAAACAGTATAACATTGAGATGTCATCTCATATTATGCTAATCGATAAGCATCAACTCTGGCGTTTGTCAGCCCAAGATGCTTGTGTGACAAAGTTATAACACCTGACAAAGTCAGGTTAGGATACTCACTTTTGACTTGCGTTCTTCTAATAGCTCATGGAATATATAtccttattttatgttactggctTCTTAactcattaattatgttttttcttctgaaaattttttgattctctaataattaaattttttttataatacaactgaATTGATTTCCACtagtactttaaaaacatgcaataatCCTTGTTTAATTTAGCATCATAGTCTATATACATAGcatatagtttttttcttttgcaaaaaattgtatcattttagataataaaaaacctTGACCTCTACTGTTATTGCCTACTCATGTATATTTTTGGGAGATTTAGAAATTCAGTTATACCATAAAACTCTGGTTTTCATGtggtgttagttataaatatagattatttgtatagCAAATCATTTCCATACATAACCGATGCATTTTAGTGCTTTAAAACCTACTTTTATACATAACAtatcttaaattatctttaacaatGTAGTTAGATCCAGGCTCTTGACTTCATCAAATGTTACGTTTCAATAATATCTCATTTAACATGCTTATTTTAAGTCACACTTTTGTAGTAggatattaatatatctttatattttttttgcagagtatggatgTACAAACTAAcgattcagttttggaagaaaatccattatcctTGCCCATTAAAGAAGAAGACATGCACGAAACAGGGCaacaagaatatttgtttgtacatcTTGCCAAGACTGATGATGAactgacaatttttaaacaagtaacctattttcttctttattttggtttaagttacaaacataaaagctagttattgtaagaatttttaatttttctgttcgtgaagatgtttttatttactgtttatagccCACATATTATTGAGCATTCATGTCTGACAcgagatattttcatttatagtgtaaaaaacatttattagttgGAGTATAAGGGGTTAaaaaatagctttgtttaagAAATTTCATCTTAAGATTTTATGGTAGATAAATTTTGTTCAAcaatacataacaaataaaatacagtgagcagatgcctcatgccttaaacaaaggtgactaacatattcattttatacccacatttaacattgtttatataaatgttttaaaagagtGCCTTTATGCAAGCATTTTCAGTTACAAGAAACTTTGTTATAGGTTTCAATAATCCTTATTCTATGTAACTGCAATTTTGTTTCCAAAAAAGGTTGATGTGTTTCTTTATATTTGCACCAGCAactgtttcttttaccaaacaaTTCTGATTGTGCTTAAGcgcaaacatttttctattgttcttttaatttactgCCAATGCTTACAATATTTCCCTTTTCTGGCACTATCATGGGTGATTATATACTGAAAGGTTCCAGATGAATGTTATTATAGATGTACTCACTCGGATgaattatttctatgaaaatctatttattttatcattgtaagaaaaatagatatttttttaatagctgttaattatataacaataataaattattattattactttaagtttttctgcagagtatggatgcacaaactgatagttcattttttgatgaagatccattatcttccagtattaaacaagaaatcaagcatgaaacagagcgaacagaacatttgattgctcctgttgctatgacagattataaactttcaacatctagacaagtaagatattttcatttcctttttatggtttacctaatatttagcattcttgtttaacactagatattttgattaaaagcttaaaaaagtgatgccaaactgtatgtgaaatgataaaacagtatgTGTAGGATTGTACAATTGACAAGTCACATGTCACTCCTGAAAACTCGTGGCTtttcataaagaataaacattctttATGCTTTATACTTCCTTCTCATCacacaacaaacctactgaaatgcaactgatatattcttgcaagtaaatttataatctattcacagaaaccagttttatgaAGAACATTGTTGTCCTGagagaaactacttcattgtgtctcttatggtactgtaaatgtggcacagccataacaaattctgtaacataACAAACTGCTTGCCTCTCAACAGATAGCATGTTGCATTATTGCTGTTAAAACatccataaaacatagaaatgaataaacataagaaatattgtacttcttaatacCATTCTTATTGGTCTTTGATAACAGCCATGAGGCTACTCTTCCAGGATCTGTACTTCATGTATAGTTTTTAGTGTGGTATTTATGAGTTTTCTAGGGTTCCTTGGgattttaaatgtgattttatgcCATTTCTCTATGCTGTTTCAGTACTCgttgattagaatcttttttttcatgtgtattaaattataatctgtaattataataaaatgattattcaatgtaatatgactattgcatgatataaatctgaaaattagtagaatatattgaaatgccactattttttaaccaaaaaattgccTTTTTGAAGCCATGGAGGGCATCAGCTTTCTCTAAacaatttcttagtttttttcacagataattttagaaaacttctgttttaagtatatgaaccaggagtattgtccatgtccttgacgaaatttttcattaatcctagtttgatatgtaacaaaggtagatacacatttttaggccaTGGGCTTAGGctgttcatttctaataaaatgttttttttctgtccctactatcccgtTCACACAATAAATATCAGTAGTTTATGTAACCAAGCCGCAAaccaagaataaatgcaatcactttcaaatcaccacaaatactcCATTTAGAAACTGCATATTGATGCTTTTCCAATatagatttaaagttttcataagtttctttcatagtagcagaatgggccacaggtactgatgggaatttattgccattatgcagaagcacagcttttaaactaactttacagGAATCTATGAACAaacgccattctgttgggttatgttcattacagaGTGTctgcataagagaagaaatgtcattacaaaacactaaggcattttcttcagacaaatagactttaaattaagaatgatgattacgataaatgctacatatctttgtattcttttgaagaagattccatccttttagccgggaagcaagcattccagactgttttttggatactttaaattttttatgagttcgttaaaattttcttgagtcagtaaattaGGCTTTCTTACTTCCACCAGACTCTGAGCtcccttcatctaatgtcacgTGTTCTGGAGGCTTTAGTATGGTCAGTTCTTCGCAGTGTGGATCTGGTCTCATTGTGGATTGTGAGTTAGATTACACCACTGAATGTTTTGgttttgatgtaatccctttattgtttgttaagcagaaataacagtcaaaaGAATGATTTTTGGGTTCCcttcaaatcatagggatagcaatggcatgtggcatgtggcatttttccacacagtgagaagcctagaacatgacaaacaacagatatatgggacccaggCCCGTTTGGTCCTGactttacaccaaaaataaagttcattacacttttttaataatgaagtaaggTTGAactgacaatatttaaacaagtgaaaaaaaaatccaaacttaTTAAACAAAGAGGCCTAATTAAAGGTGGCTTAACCAGAATCAACAGATTTTTAGATGATTCCAAAAACCATTCCAATACCCAGTTACTGTATACAAAATACCAGAGATTACCGGGCATTCTaaaggattttaatattattcaaagtaaCTTAGAAATAGAAGACATAGCTGACCGTACATCTTATAGAATCGATTTTGAAGATCTTTATCGTAATTCATTTTCCCGTTTTGAAACAATATTAGGCGTAGGATTATTAAGTCAAGTCAAACAAGAACCGCATTTGTGTAGAATCGGTGACAATAACGAAACTGTAATCCGATCAAATCGATCTCACAacgattattttcatttaccGGCAATAAATACTATCGTTTTCCGGCAATTACACCAAACGGTATCGTTTTAAGGATACGTACGAAGGCATAAATAACAAGTCTTTAAGtaacattcaaaaatttcattatctccTTGCCTCTCTCTAGGGAGAGGCTAGAGAACTCGTACAGAACATTCCAATTACAGACGTTAATTTCAACCGCTCATATAAGGCATTATGTAATCGGTAcgacaataaaaaactaattgtcACTAAGcatgttaaaatgttattaacaatgcCGTCGGCTAACAAAGGCGTATCAACTGAATTAAGACTCATAATCAATAATGTAACTAACAATAGAAATGCTATTCTAGCATTAAAGGTAACTATTTCATCGGAGGAATTATTATTTACCCGACTAATTCTTGATAGACTCGATAAATCCACTCGTACTAAATTTGAGTCGACTTGTGACGAACATGAGATCCTGGCCTGGATAAAGTAATTAAATCTCTCGAGAGGAAATGTCAAACCGaacaattagtaaataattgtttgacCGGTGAAGCGTTTTCACAACCGATAAAGAGCGTTCAAAATGTAAATTCTCAGCTTAAAACCGCTAAATTGTCCTACGTATCGACAAATCAAAAGCGTAAAATTTGTAGCAAgcctcatttaatttataaatgtcctAAATATTTGTCATTACGGCCAAACGAATGATTTAGTTTAGTCAAACGTAACAATCTCTATGCGCTAATCGCTTAAGATCCGATCGTGCTTACGAAGATTGTAAATCAACATCTGCTGGTTTTAAATGTGCAGCGCGGCACCATACCACCCTTCACTTCAATGGAGCTTAACCTAAAACTAAACGGATACCGCAGCAAGAAAATGTCTGCAACAAATCGGACGAATACCGACCTAAAACCGGTTATCATGCGTTTCACAAGAAACGACCTCAAATCTTACTTGCTACTTCTATCGTAAAAACTCGAGGTAAGTCTGGTAACCTACAAGTCTGTCGAGCACTTCTCGACGATGGCTCTCAAGTTAGTTTTGCAACAGAACAACTAATGCggcgattaaaattaaaacccagACCGGGTGGGATCGATTGAATCGTTTAATAGCCTTGCCTCAGAATCTAAATACAGTGTATTTATTCATATACGATCTTTTCGTTCTAATTTTGCTTTGAATTTAATTcgcaatattttaccaaaaataagtaCTAATTTGCCCTcgtctaaaattgattttaacctCTGGAATATACCACCGAATCTTCATCTTGCTGATCCGACTTTTAACAAACCACAAAAAAATCGACCTATTGTTAGGCGCTCAAGTATTTATGAAAATCCTACGTATGGAGCAACTTTCTCGTGAAGGATGCTTTCCCGTCCTTCAAAATACCGAATTAGGATGGATCATTAGCGGTGAATATTCACCCGGTTCAAATAAGTCCGGTTCaactaattacaatttatttgcaTTACAAAGAGACTCACTAGAGACTCACAAATGCAGAGATTTTGGCAAATAGAGGAAGTCAGTGGACCTACTTGGTCAAAAGATGCGAAACTCtctgaaaaacattttgttgaaaatacctTACGAGATGAAACTGGTCGCTTTATTGTAAAGTTACCGTTAATTAAAGAACCTTCGGCTCTCGGTGAGTCAAAAACTACAGCTCAATCAAGACTAAATTTCGTAGAGAAAAAACTGAACCCGTGACAATCAATTAAAGAAAGATTATCGTAAGTTTCTTAACGAATATGAATCCTTAGGTCATATGAAATTAGCCGAACCACCTAACAATAATGAATCGTGTTACACTTTGCCGCTTCATGCCGTTTTTAAAACCTTAAGCGTTTCAACCAAAACTCGGGTGGTTTTTGACGCATCTTCGAAACCGGcaacaatatttcattaaatgaccTACTGAGAGTCGGTCTTACGATTCAACAAGATTTATGCTATTTGATTATCACGTTAAGGTTTCGTACACACAAAATCGCATTTACAGCCGATAGAAAAACCTATCGCCAAATAAGGATAGTTCCTGGTGACTACAACTTTCAGCGCATTCTGTGGAGAAAGTCTAGCGACGAACCCTGTGCGCGAGTATCGATTAACTACCGTCACATATGTGACTGTATCAGCGCCGTTTTTAGCGACCAGGTGTTTAAGGCGACTTGCCTTAGAAGAAGCCGACAAATATCATCAAGCCGCAAAGATTTTTACATCGACGATTGTATATCTGGAGCAGAAGATTTACATCGGGCCGTTTTTCTTCAAAGTGACTTTCAAGCGCTAAGTCGGGAGGTTTTCCGTTAAGAAAACGGTCGACTAACTCGAGTATACTTTTAGAAAGTATTCCACCAGAATTTCGTGAGACGCCTCATTCTTTAAACTTTGATTGTAGCGACACCGTAAAGGCTTTAGGTTTATTTTGGCGACCGTCTAACGATCAATTTTAAATAGTTAGTAAATTCAGAATCGAAAATTTACCCCCGACAAGAAATTTACTAAAAGATacgatttaacaataattttttcgattttttatccTTTAGGATTGTTGGCACCCACCGTAATAGTTAGTATAGTATTTATGCGACGCATTTGGCATGCAAACCTGGGCTGGGATGACTTGTTACCAGAACAATTGGAAGAATATTTACTTTCAGCTtcctttagtaaataaaataaagatcgtTAGATTGATTTTATCGTGTGAAAGATCTAACGATATCCAACTCCAAGGCTTTTTTGATGCCTCCGAATCAGCCCGTGGTGCCTGCGTTTACATTCGGTGTAATCGGGAAAGGTAACTGTTAACTGCAAAATCTAAGGTGGTATCTTAAAAGCAAATATCACTGCCGCGTTTAGAGCTCTGTGGACCTCTTCTACTTtctcgtttaataaaaaaattaaagaaagaatttccatcgaatttaacaaaatttgtctACGGACAGATTCCATAGACAATGCTGTTATTTTGTGGATCAAAAAATGTCCGTCGACTTGGAAAACGATTGTAGCTGatcaaacaaaacacatttattgAAGACCGGTATCATGTTCCTGGTAACCGCATTCCTGCAGTCGTATTTTCAAGAGGCGTCATCCCTAAAGATCTCGTTAGGAACTCGCTTTGGTGGTGTGGTACAGATTGGCTTCTAAGTAATGAACTGAACCGGACAATTGCGCCGAAAGCATCAGTCGAGCGGCAAGAAATTCCTGAACGTAAACAAGTCGGTTTAATGACTACTACACAAGATCACAATTTTAGCTCGTCTGCAACGAgctattgcatattttttaagatttataaataattgtagaaaatcatctaaaaatttaACCACTAATCTACTGTTATCTCCATCCGGGTtagaaaatgctttaaatatctGTATTCATTAGCACAACGGTTAAGTTACAATACAGAAATTTTAACATTGTCTAATGGAAAATCattatcatataaaacaaaaattccagatTTACATCCCTTTACTGACAAGAACAACTTATTGAAAGCGGGAGGACGCCTGCAGCATACAGAACTTCCATTATCTGctaaacatcaaataatattgCCACCTAAACATCATCTTACTCGCTTAATCGTAGAACATGAACATCTCAGACTACTTCACGCAGGTCCACAATTGTCGATCGCAATTCGTACTAAATACTGGATTCCAAATATAAGACGTCTAATCAAGCTCTTACTGCATAAATGCATTACATATTTTAAGTTGAACTCaatttatcgtattcaattaatggaaaatttaccGCCTACTCGACTTGGCCCATGTCGAGCTTTCCTTAATGCGGTGTAGACTACGCCGGTCCGCTCTACATTAAAACAGAAACACGTTactctgaaacaaaaattaaggcTCACGTAGCAGTTTTCGTGTGCATTTTCACCCGACCGATTCATCTAGAGTTAGTCAGCGCTTTAACTACCGAGGCTTTCGTAGCTGCACTTCGTGGTTTTACGTCTCGTAGAGGCAAATGCGCCAATATCTACAGCGATAAcggttctaattttattaatgcccGTAACGAATTAAaggatttatacaattttaacgaAGTAAAGGGAACGAACCGTCAACTTTGTCGACGATTGAATCTTGTCAATGGCATTTCATACCTCCTCACTAACCACATTTTGGCGGGCTGCGAGAATTCCCGCTGATTCAGGACAAATTCAGCGCCGGCGGGCTGATTACTTGAACTCCTTTCAACAACGACACAAGTGGAAAGCTGATCGATCCAACCTCAAGGTCGATGACGTAGTAGTCGTGTAAGAAGATAATTTACCACCTTTGCGATGGAAGTTAGCTGTACTCAAAGAGACTCATCCTGGTTCTGACAAATTTGTTCGTGTTGCGACGTTACATAATAATCAAGGTGTCTTTAAGAGATCGATCGATAGCTTTGCAAATTACCAGTGTCAGATAATGCcgaataactttgtttattttattttactctgtttAACTGTTTACAAGTGTTtagttgttttgttattttagtgactGGATCTTTAGCGAttattctccttttttaaattatttgaccgATGATTTTATCGcttattattgaacattttagataattacttagtcttatttaaaaaatatattttttggaggCCGGTATGTTTGCGCTCGTACTGTCACTCTAGTAGTGGGGGTATGCGCGCAAGGCTAGCTGGACCGGTCAGTCGTCGCGCAATAACAGCCGTGTATGCAATTCATCCGTCAAGCATCATTAACGATCTTATATcttatttgtttaatctttatttaaattattttcatttcaacgCAAGTCTctttatgaacatttataaattcgtattttattctttttacagaccactctttgtttaattaaatacgcATCTTGTCTGAATTatgaacatttgtttttaattttttatttatttcacgctATTCGAAATCGTGAACAACCCGTAATTAGTCAAACAGAAGTTTCgcgttaaaaattaatgaaaataaattcttttgagtTTAACATATCCGATTCATCCTAACGATCGCGTCATAcatcttcatttaatatttattatatttaattcgcCTACgaatagttagaaaaaaaatcacggtATTATTTGTCGTTTATTTAAACCGCGGCAGATCGATACATTTATTATATCACAGTAACATGAAAATTCGCTTGACAAATTCGATtagcaaaatgaaaaaataatcctttCAAATCGTTAGATAAgaatagaatttttatgaaaatattagaaaattactttaaatgtaacCGATTCGTTTTTGTTccagattattttatttcgtacGTACAAATCGTATTAACGAATAAACCTCTAATTTTTGCACCGTTAAAACAGAATCGACTCTAACATCGGACCTGAATTTCGCACTGACCGAGTCGTAcgatatagattatatttttattttaattaacaacgtTTGTACAACTTACTTCTGaaataagagtaaattttatcGGATAACAAATTGAAATCGcattttacatgtaattaattattttaaattaagcggaattaattttattaaaatataacagaattatatttgaaaagaaagaatataaatataattcttttaaatacggAAAGCAGATAGAATCGGCTATGCTCGATtagatatatgaaattattatgaacGATTCAAAATTTCACTACGTAATACCGaatactaattttctttaaataatttaatctctgCACTTCATTATTATAAACGGGTCTTCGGTACAACGATATCTCTTCGATATGAAAAGCACGTGTGAAACACGCGTTgcccgtttgaattttttatttgaatttattattccgTTAG
Above is a genomic segment from Lycorma delicatula isolate Av1 chromosome 12, ASM4794821v1, whole genome shotgun sequence containing:
- the LOC142332978 gene encoding uncharacterized protein LOC142332978, whose protein sequence is MDVQTNDSVLEENPLSLPIKEEDMHETGQQEYLFVHLAKTDDELTIFKQSMDAQTDSSFFDEDPLSSSIKQEIKHETERTEHLIAPVAMTDYKLSTSRQVLFLNEFILERLKLIRK